A single genomic interval of Bradyrhizobium sp. sBnM-33 harbors:
- a CDS encoding YcaO-like family protein: protein MQELFARAASLLLGNDVDAVGDHDARLILEALEYAEESSNRIDSQLANRAHLLIAASRFARVFELASPDAPGLISFGAQFDPALADPLHDGSPLVGVSGVGLTLREAFQSCIGEGIEYLSQLQTGTDLLLKRGVDDWAGKLGPKALELVAALSERRMQPERALSWCRATRLPDRTEVWLPADICLRRPPAQREFAPPFPLSIGSAAGPSRDAAALHGLLELIERDAASLWWRGGQLPRSIPPQHEAGIAAEGLLRQLRHGAPVLRRTWLLDITTDIGVPCVAAVSCRADGSGFAFGLAARPALEAAVRSAILEMCQLELADIVVATKRSERGDNALNAQDRIHLQRAAIDADECRLLQPVAECAAHLPFPATEASVIFGLIVQRLEKLGIETFYLELTRQRFAVPVVRVIAPGLQLEPSEIVTARLQDAMARSGGGATYTGGVPLI, encoded by the coding sequence ATGCAGGAATTGTTTGCGCGCGCTGCATCGTTGCTTCTTGGCAACGATGTGGACGCAGTCGGCGATCACGATGCCAGACTCATCCTTGAGGCGCTGGAATATGCCGAAGAATCCAGCAACAGGATTGATTCGCAGCTCGCGAATCGCGCTCATTTGCTGATCGCTGCTTCCCGATTTGCGCGCGTGTTCGAACTGGCCTCGCCCGATGCGCCTGGCCTGATCAGCTTTGGCGCGCAATTCGATCCAGCGCTTGCTGATCCCTTGCATGACGGAAGCCCCCTGGTCGGCGTTTCCGGCGTCGGTCTGACGTTGCGGGAAGCGTTTCAGAGCTGCATCGGCGAGGGCATCGAGTACCTCTCTCAATTGCAAACCGGAACGGACCTGTTGCTCAAACGCGGCGTCGACGATTGGGCCGGAAAACTCGGTCCGAAGGCGCTGGAGCTGGTCGCTGCCCTTTCGGAACGCCGCATGCAACCGGAGCGAGCGCTTTCCTGGTGTCGCGCAACAAGGCTGCCTGACCGAACCGAGGTGTGGCTTCCGGCGGACATCTGCCTGCGTCGGCCGCCAGCGCAACGCGAGTTTGCGCCGCCGTTCCCGCTGAGCATCGGATCGGCCGCCGGTCCGTCACGAGACGCCGCAGCACTGCATGGACTTTTGGAATTGATCGAGCGCGATGCAGCTAGCCTGTGGTGGCGAGGCGGTCAGTTGCCGCGGTCGATTCCGCCGCAGCATGAAGCGGGCATCGCGGCGGAGGGGTTGTTGCGGCAGCTTCGGCATGGCGCACCGGTGCTGCGCCGGACATGGCTGCTCGACATTACGACTGATATCGGCGTGCCCTGCGTCGCGGCGGTCTCCTGCCGGGCGGATGGTTCCGGTTTTGCCTTCGGCCTCGCCGCGCGGCCGGCGCTTGAGGCCGCGGTCCGCTCGGCGATTCTGGAAATGTGCCAGCTCGAATTGGCCGACATCGTCGTCGCAACCAAACGCAGTGAACGCGGCGATAACGCGCTCAACGCACAGGACCGCATCCACCTGCAGCGCGCCGCAATCGATGCCGACGAGTGCAGATTGCTGCAGCCGGTCGCAGAGTGCGCGGCCCATCTGCCCTTTCCCGCAACTGAGGCGAGCGTCATATTTGGATTGATCGTACAGCGGTTGGAAAAGCTCGGAATCGAGACGTTCTACCTCGAACTCACGCGCCAGCGTTTTGCCGTTCCGGTCGTCCGCGTGATTGCCCCAGGCCTGCAACTCGAGCCATCCGAAATCGTCACGGCCAGGCTGCAGGATGCGATGGCGCGAAGTGGGGGTGGCGCAACCTATACCGGAGGTGTCCCTTTGATATAG
- a CDS encoding helix-turn-helix domain-containing protein, translating into MATRKSGPLDAMVGARICMFRVNRGISQAMFAERIGVTFQQVQKYERGANRVGTSRLAQIASVLGVPVGELFESSQPGSAGLNSPVHLLVKPGALRVLKAYARVASPRVRLCVAKLVESIADRTPGARAPVARLNTVDRDERRRFPSRG; encoded by the coding sequence ATGGCGACGAGGAAGTCTGGCCCGCTTGATGCGATGGTGGGCGCCCGGATTTGTATGTTTCGCGTCAACCGCGGCATCAGCCAAGCCATGTTTGCGGAACGCATCGGCGTGACTTTTCAACAGGTACAGAAATACGAGCGGGGCGCCAACCGGGTTGGTACCAGCCGGTTGGCGCAAATCGCTTCCGTGCTCGGCGTCCCGGTCGGTGAGTTGTTCGAATCTTCCCAGCCCGGATCTGCCGGCTTGAATTCACCGGTTCATTTGCTCGTCAAGCCGGGCGCATTGCGCGTTCTCAAGGCCTATGCGCGAGTGGCCAGCCCGCGCGTGCGGCTTTGCGTCGCCAAGCTGGTCGAAAGCATCGCCGATCGAACGCCGGGGGCGAGGGCCCCCGTTGCCCGGCTGAATACTGTCGATCGCGATGAGCGGCGCAGGTTTCCCTCGCGGGGATAG